The genome window ATGAGACCGACCATCAGCGCGTCGTTGTGGCCCCCCCCGACGAGAACGGTCAGGGCGAGCGGGCTTCCGGCGCCGAGCAGCACCACCTCGGCCGGATCACGGCCCCACCCCCTGGCCAGCGTCGGCAGCCCGCCGACCACCAGCGCCAGCCCGCCGAGCTCGAGCAGCCGGAGGAGCACCAGGTCGGCAAGTTCGTGGTGGCCGACCACATCGGCGATCGCACCGTCAGCCGCCAGGAAGACCGGACCGTAGGGGGAGGGCGAGTTGCTCCACAGGGGCCCGGGGAGCGAGCTGAACGGGGTGGAGCCGAGCACCCCGGTGCCGTACTGGTAGGGATCGATGTGGTGGCTCACCATCTCGCCCTGCCCGGCGTAGCTGTAGAGGTCGCGGCTGAACAGCGGGGGAGCGATGACGAGGGGGATGATCCACAGGGCGAGCACGCCGACCACCCGCCGGACCGGCACTCCGGGCCGCCGGCGGAGCACCCTGAGCAGCCCGAGCCAGGTCCGGGTGAGCAGGATCAGCCCCCCGAAGACCAGCAGGAGCGCCACTGCGGGGGGAGTGTGCCCCTGGGCGGCGAAAGAGCCCAGAGGGCCTCCGGCGGAGCCGAAGAACCAAGCGCCGGGAAGCACCGAGACGAAGGTCCTCCCGCCGACGACCGCGCCGCCCACCACGACCATCGTCGCCACCATGCCGAGGAACGCCGGGCGCCGGAGGGAGATGCCCGTCGGGCCACCCGACGTCCCCGCCGCCGGCGATCCGAATTCCTCGGGTCGCGTCGAAGCGGGTCGACCCGACGCCCGGACCGCCCGATCCCGGCCGCCGGATCCGGTACCCGGATCGGGGCGCCAGAGGCCAGATGCGGAGAAACCGCTGGTCATCCCCTCACGATATCTGCACCGCTCCGATCGGCACCGTCACCCCGTCCCGTCCCGGCCCGCCCCGGGAGCGGTCCGGGAGCCGCCGCGCACGGTGATCTCCGTTCACGCCATGACGGGCGTGCGGTGGACCGCCACCGGCGGGGCCGGGGTCCGATGGCCGTTGCCCCAGAGGCGGTGTCGTCCGTCGAATGTCCAGGTCGACTGGGACGTTCGGCCCTGCCGGCGCCTCGGCTGCGACCGTAGGCTTCGCGTGGTCTCGCAGCACGGCAACAGCCGGAGGAGGTGACAGTGGCGTCGTTGGCAGAGCTACTGCGCCGCTTTCGGTCCCAGGGCGTGCCCGGTGCGCCCGCCTCGGCCGGCGTCCCGGTGGACCGTGCCGCGGCGCTGGCGGCCGAGTTGCTGCCCGTCCTCGGCGCGCTGCGGGACACCGGGTCCCGTGCCGCGCAGCTCGAGGACTCGGCGGCGCTGCGGGCGTCGGAGCGCCGGACGGCGAGCGACGAGGAGGCACGGCGCCTGCTGGCGGACGCCCGGCGCCGCGCCCCGGCCGAACGGGTCGAGGCGGCCACGGAGCGCCTCCGTCGGGCGGCTGACGAGCAACGGGCGTTGCTGGCGGGTGCTCAGTTGGAGGCCGACCGGATCGCCGCCGTGGCGGCACGCCGCTCCGGGGCCCTCGTCGAGGACGTCGTGCGGCGCGCCCTGGCCGTCGGCGGCCCCACCGCGGGACCACCGACGGGTCCACCGGCGACCCGGGGGCGACGATGAGCATGGGATGGGTGGCCGCAGGTACCCGGGGACGCGGCCTGCTGCGCCGACGGCTGGGGAGCGACGGCGCCCGCCGGCTGGCGTCGAGCGGCTCCCTCTCCGAGACGGTGGGCGT of Candidatus Dormiibacterota bacterium contains these proteins:
- the mptB gene encoding polyprenol phosphomannose-dependent alpha 1,6 mannosyltransferase MptB, with product MTSGFSASGLWRPDPGTGSGGRDRAVRASGRPASTRPEEFGSPAAGTSGGPTGISLRRPAFLGMVATMVVVGGAVVGGRTFVSVLPGAWFFGSAGGPLGSFAAQGHTPPAVALLLVFGGLILLTRTWLGLLRVLRRRPGVPVRRVVGVLALWIIPLVIAPPLFSRDLYSYAGQGEMVSHHIDPYQYGTGVLGSTPFSSLPGPLWSNSPSPYGPVFLAADGAIADVVGHHELADLVLLRLLELGGLALVVGGLPTLARGWGRDPAEVVLLGAGSPLALTVLVGGGHNDALMVGLMVAGLAVAKRVGPVPGIVVCALAAGVKAPAALAIVMIGWNWGPAGASAVRRAIRALGALGIGAATLAVVSALTGVGWGWTRNLGTANQISTGVTPLSAVAHSIAGTAGLVGIPLSFASARTVLDAIGIVCAAGICGWLLVRSPRLGPLRSLGLMLLVVSILSPILWAWYLTWGLIVLSVVATGWLRRTVIVITIAWTFIGTSSVEGIANALWHTGVPADLLLLIGLVGVALVPLGLAADAEVEIGRSRPPEGNPSGGWPAIEAGNAQGEPGGLPVGV